The genomic interval TCCACTAGAAATGTATTTTAATACAGTTTTAGTGGATATTTTTTTTACATTTACTTTATGAGATTAGTACTTTCTAAAACAGAAGATATTCCTGCAATTATGCAAATTATTAACGATGCAAAAAAACATTTAGCATCTCAGAAAATAGATCAATGGCAAAACGGATATCCGAATCAAGAACAGATTGAAAACGACATTCTAAAAAAACGAAGTCATGTTGTTAAGAATGATGAAAATCAAGTAATAGCAACTTCAATGTTTACTGTAGATCCAGAGCCAACATATAAAACTATTGAAGGTGATTGGGTGATTGATGAAAAAGAAACCTATGGAGTTATTCATAGATTAGCGATTAAATCAGCATTCAGAAAAAACGGAATTGCACAATTTATTTTCAATGAGTTTCATCAACAATTAAAAGATAAAAACATTAAAAGTTTAAAAATTGACACGCATGAAGAGAATACTCAAATGCAAGCGCTCATCAAAAAATTAGGCTACCAATATTGCGGAATTATTTACACAAGTTACAACGCAAAAAGATTGGCTTTTGAGAAAGTAATTTCTTTTTAAAAATACGTCATATGACGTATTGGGTGATAGAACATCCATTAGTAATTTTGAAGTAATTATAACTACTTTAAAATTACAATTATGAAAAAATTACTCATTCTAGCTTTTATGCTAATTAGCGCTTTTAATTTTGCTCAATTAAAAGTTGTAAGTGATATTAACAAAGGGACTTCTGGAAGTAATCCAGAGGATTTTTTTGAATTTAAAGGGGAATTGTACTTTTCTGCATTAATTACAGAGCCATATACAAATAACGATGTAATAAAGTTATGGAAAACTGATGGTACTGAAATAGGCACCAAACAACTTGAAGATATAGAACGGACACGTAATAATTATTTTCATTACTCAGAAAATTACATTTTTTATTTTAATGGACAAAAGTTTGTGAAAACTGACGGGACTACAACACAAGATGTAAATATAGATTTAGCTAATTTCCAATATGTTGTGGGAGCTTATGGCAATTACTTTTATTTTATTAATTCTATTGGAGAGGAAAGGGCTTTGTACAAAACAGATGGCACAACTACAACCTTGTTGAAATCTTTTCCCAAAAGTGAGCGCTTATCTGCTTCCGATAACAAGAAGAATATATTTAAGTTTAATGACAGTAAAATTATTATTTATTTAGAAACAGAGACTCATGGAAGAGAACCTTATATTACTGATGGAACACCAGCAGAAACAAAACTTTTAAAAAACATCACTATAAATGATAGTAGCACAGAAAACACAACATTTCATCAAGTAAATAATTTCAGTGTTTTTAAAATAGGAGTTAACCATTTATGGAAAAGTGATGGAAGTGAAAATGGAACAAAAAAAATTAAAGAATTTACATTTTCAAGAACCAAAATAATAGATTTTATAACTCCATTTAATAGCAAACTATATTTTAGTTATTATAAAGAATTGTGGGAAACAGATGGTACAGAAACAGGTACAAAAATGGTTTTTGATGAGATTAATAATGAAGGACTAATAAGAGGTATTTCTAAAATTGGAAACAATTTAATGATATTAACTCAACAAGCTGTTCATTTGTATGATGGAAGTTCAAACACAACGACTAAACTTAATACACCAGATTTGTCTTTAGTGCAAACTAAATTTATAAGTATTGGTAACAAAGCATATTTTAATGCAGATTATAAGGGTCAAGGATTTAGAATTTGGACTACAGACGGAACAGAAGCAGGAACTAAATCTCTAAAACCAGTATGGCCAGATGGAAAAGTTCCAAGTACTTTACAAAAAATTAACAATAAACTTATCTTTTCTTCTGGAAGTACACAAGGAACTTATAACATTGGCGAACTTTGGGTTTCTGATGGTACAGATACAGGTACAAAACTATTAAAAGACATAAATAAAGCTGGTAATATAAATTCAAGTCCTCAATTTCTGACCAAATTAAACGGAAAAGTATACTTTGCTGCTGATGATAATATTAATGGTAGAGAGTTATTCGTTTTTGATGGTACAACTACAACATTAGTAAAAGATATAAATCCCGGTTTTCAGTCAAGTAAACCTCATGATTTTTATTTGTTCGGTGATAAAATTATTTTTAAAGCCTATTCGTTAGATAAAGGCTTAGAACTTTGGATTACTGACGGAACTACAGCAGGAACTAAAATCTTAAAAGATATCAATCCAAATGGAGATGGTTTTTTAAATGATAATAGAGCTTATGTAAGAATTGGTTATTTTAAAGAGTTTAATAGTGAACTTTATTTTTTCGCAAACAATGGAACAAATGGTATGGAGTTGTGGAAAACTGATGGAACTGAGGCTGGAACAACAATGCTAAAAGATATTAATTCAGGTGCTAATTCTTGTTCAAGACCAGCACTTGATTTGAGACCAAAAATAGTTGAAACTAATAATGAACTTTACTTTTATGCTGCTATTTCTGGTTCAGATAATAATTTAAGTTCATTTAAAATGTGGAAAACTGATGGAACCACAGATGGAACAGTATTAGCAGATGATATAAATAGTGCGGTAAAAAGCAATACTATTTCAGGAAATAAATCTTTTAGCTTTAACAACCATTTTTATTTTTATGGTAGAGAGTTTTCTACCAATCAGTTAAAATTATTTAGAACAGATGGAGCCAATACTATTAAATTTATTCCAAACTTAAAAATCTATCAAACTACTCAATTTTTTCCAAATTCAGAAAGAATCTATTATGTTTATAATGAAAATATGGGTGCAGGAACTGAACTTTGGGCTATAGAAAAAGATGATACTGTTGGTTTATTCAAAGATATAGTAAGTGGTGCACATAGTTCTTCACCCTCACGCTTTTTTAAAATTAATGGGTATTTATATTTTCAAATATCAAATGCAGATTTTAAGGGTGAACTTTGGAGAATTGGTGATAATTTTCAACCAGAAGTAGTTCTTTCTCCACAAAATAATCTAGGTTTTAATGGTTATGAGAGATTACTATCAAATGGTGAAGATTTATTAATTTTTGAAGCGGATGTTAATGTTGGATATAAACTGTCTCAACTAGATCTCACTACAAAAACATTAACTGAGGTATTTTCTATAAATAATAAATTTATATACGGACAAACTGTAGGCGGTTTTAACGTATATCATACCATAATAAATGATAAGTTATATTTTACAGGAAATATAGAAGGAAAAGGAGAAGAATTACTTTCTATAGATTTTAAAACATTAAGTATAGAAAATCTAAGCTTAAATCATAACAGCAGAATTATTATATATCCTAATCCTGTTAAAAATGATTTATCAATAAAATTGAAATCAAAAATTAAAAAAGGAAGCATATTTAATATCTTAGGTAAAAAGATCTTATCCTTTTCTTCAAAGAAAGTAGATGTTTCTAGAATTAATCCAGGTATTTATATTTTGAAGGTAGAAGATATATATGGTAATATTTCATCAAAGAAATGGATTAAAAAATAAAAAAAAGTAAAATAAAACTATATTTACAACCTCATAAATTCAATTTTATGAGGTTTCTTTTTTAGATAAATCCAAAGACAAAAATGCAATTACTTCAATATATAATTCAACAAACACAAATCTCAGAGAAATCTGTTAAAAACACGATTTCTTTACTAAATGAAGATGCTACAATCCCTTTTATCTCTAGATATAGAAAAGAAATGACTGGGAATTTAGATGAAGTTCAAATTGGTGAAATTGTAAAATATAAAGAAGCTTTTGAGGGTTTAGAAAAACGAAAAAAAGCAATTTTAAAAGCATTAGAAGAGCAAAATGTTTTAACAGTTGAGTTATCACAAAAAATTAATATAACTAAAGATTTAATCACTTTAGAAGACTTGTATCTACCTTTTAAAAAGAAACGTAAAACCAAAGCGGAAACAGCACGTTTACAAGGTTTGGAACCGTTGGCAAAAATGATAATGAGTCAGCGAGTAAATGATTTAGAACATACAGCATCAAAATATACTTCTAAAGAAGTTAAAACTATTGATGATGCTTTAGAAGGCGCTCGTTTTATAATTGCAGAATGGATAAATGAACGTACAGATATTAGAAATAACATTAGAAGAGAATTAGAAAGATATGCTACCATTTCATCTAAAGTTATAAAAACTAAAAAAGATGATGAAAAAGCGCAAAAGTTCAAAGACTATTTTGATTGGAATGAATCATTGAATAGAATTCCTTCACATCGATTATTAGCAATTTTAAGAGCAGAAAATGAAGGTTTTATTCGTGTTAAAATAGAAATTGATAAAGAAAGAGTACTTCTAAAAATGGAAGATAGAATCATTCGTACTCAAAACGAATGTACTACTCAAATTGAATTAGCCATTCAAGATGCTTTTAAACGTTTATTATTTCCATCTTTATCAAACGAAGCTTTATCCAATGCAAAAGAAAAGGCAGATGAAGCAGCTATAATCGTTTTTACAAAAAACTTAAAACAATTATTATTGGGCGCTCCTTTGGGCGGAAAAAGAGTTTTAGCTATTGATCCTGGTTTTAGATCGGGTTGTAAAATTGTTTGCTTAAATGAGCAAGGAAATTTAATGCACAACGAAAATGTATTTCCGCATGCGCCACAAAATCAATCTTTTGATGCGATAAAGAAAATTAGTTCTCTCGCAGAAGCGCATAAAATTGAAGCAATTGCCATTGGAAACGGAACAGCTTCAAGAGAAACAGAACAATTGATTAAAATGATTCAATTTAAAAATGAAATAGAGGTTTATGTTGTTAGTGAGGCTGGCGCATCTATTTATTCTACTTCTAAAATTGCAAGAGATGAGTTTCCTAATTATGATGTTACTGTTCGTGGGGCAGTTTCTATAGGAAGAAGATTGCAAGATCCTTTAGCGGAATTAGTGAAAATTGATGCAAAATCAATTGGAGTTGGCCAATATCAGCATGATGTTGATCAAACAAATTTAAAAAAATCACTAGATACTGTTGTAGAAAGTTGCGTGAATACGGTAGGTGTAAACATCAATACAGCAAGCGAATTTTTGCTGAGTTATGTTTCTGGAATTGGACCAAAAATTGCAGAAAACATTGTAAATTATAGAAATGAAAATGGTTCTTTTACATCGAGAACTACTATAAAAAAAGTAGCACGCTTAGGCGGAAAAGCATTTGAGCAAGCTGCTGGTTTTTTAAGAATAAAGAACGCCAAAAATCCTTTAGATAATTCTGCTGTTCATCCAGAAAGCTATGGTTTGGTTGATAAAATTGCGAAAGATTTAAATAAAAGTATTGCTGATTTAATTGGAAATAAAGAAATTCTTCAGAAAATCAACTTACAAAAATATTGTACAGAAACTATTGGTTTACCTACGCTACAAGACATTATTAGCGAATTAGAAAAACCTGGTTTAGATCCAAGAGCGAAAGCAAAAGTCTTTTCTTTTGATGCAACTATTAAAACGATTACTGATTTAAGAATTGGTCAACTTTTACCAGGAATTGTAAATAACATCACCAATTTTGGTTGTTTTGTTGATATCGGCATTAAAGAAAGTGGACTAATTCATGTTTCTAATTTATCTGATACTTTTGTAAAAGATGTCAATGCATTTGTAGCGCTTCAACAACAAATTGTAGTCAAAGTTTTAGAAGTTGATGTGGCTAGAAAGAGAATTCAATTGGCTTTAGTGAAATAATTCTCTTGTTCTCTTCAAAAAACTATTATTAAGAAGGTATTTATTTATAAAAATGATGGTTTTTATCATCATTATTTTACTTTTATATATTTTATGATGGCAAAAACCATCAAAAAAAATATTTTTTATTTTAATTTACATATCTTTGTGTTGGCAAAAACCAACATTAATTATACAAAACAAGGTTAAAGATGGTAAATACTAACAATAATTGGATTTCAATGAATGATAAATCAATCATAAAATCCATTGGAAATTATATAAAGCATCAACGCTTAAATCAAAATAAAACACAAGGGAAAATTGCAAAAACTGCGGGTGTTAATCGCTCTACAATTAGTCAAATAGAAAATGGAGAAGCAATTTCCTTGAGTTCTTTAATTCAGATATTAAGGGCTTTGAATTTATTAAGCGTCCTAGATGTTTTTAATGTTAATACACAACCAAGCCCTTTAGAGCTTGCTAAAATTGAAAAACAAAAAAGAAAAAGAGCTAGAGATACTAATGATAATCCTAAAAATGAAAGTAAATGGTAAGCATAAAAACTGCCTATGTTAAAATATGGGGAGAAGTTATAGGCGCTATCGCATGGAATGAAGATCAAGGATTTGCAAGTTTTGAGTACACACAAAAATTCAAAGCAAAAGGTTTGGATTTAGCTCCTATAAAAATGCCGATCAATGCTAATCAACAAATATTTTCTTTTCCTGAATTAAAAGCAAGTAGAAACAGTGAATTTGATACCTTTAAAGGATTACCAGGTTTATTAGCAGATGTATTGCCAGATAAATACGGAAATCAACTTATGAATGTTTGGTTGGCACAAAATGGTAGGCCAGAAAATAGCATGAATCCAATAGAGCAATTATGTTTTATAGGAACAAGAGGAATGGGCGCTTTAGAATTTGAACCTACACAACTGCCTTCTGTAAAAAATACGTTTGAAGTACAGGTAAATAGTTTGGTAAATATTGCACAAAAAATGCTGCATAAAAGAGAAGATTTTAAAACAGATCTTACTAAAAATCAGCAGCAAGCAATGACAGAAATTTTAAAAATTGGGACTTCTGCTGGTGGTGCAAGACCAAAAGCAATTATTGCATACAATCCTAAAACTGGTCAAGTACGTTCTGGGCAAACCAACGCACCAAAAGGTTTTGAACATTGGCTGATTAAATTAGATGGTGTAAGTGACGAACAGTTTGGAACAAGTAAAGGTTACGGAAGAATAGAAATGGGCTATTATTTGATGGCAAAAGATTGTGGTATAAACATGATGGAATCTAAATTATTAGAAGAAAATAATAGAGCCCACTTTATGACCAAACGATTTGATAGAGAAGGAAATAAAACAAAGTTTCATGTGCAAACTTTTTGTGCAATGCAACATTATGATTTTAATGAAGTAGGAAATTTTAGTTATGAACAGCTTTTTCAAACAATGAGAATATTACGTTTGCCATATCCAGAAGCAGAACAAATGTATCGTAGAATGGTATTTAATGTGATTGCTAAAAATTGCGACGATCATACAAAAAACTTTGCTTTTAGATTAAAAGAAAATGAATCTTGGGAAATAGCTCCTGGATATGATATTTGCTATGCTTACAGACCTGACAGTATATGGGTAAGTCAGCATGCATTAAGTATTAACGGAAAAAGAAAAGGATTTACAAAAGCTGATTTATTAACTTTTGCAAAAGCAATAAATATAAAAAAAGCTGAAAAAATTGTTGATGAAATCAATGACAAAATACAACAATGGCCTATATATGCTGATAAAGTTGGTGTCTATAAAAAACAAAAAGAAGCAATACAAAAAACACTATTGAATTTAAAATAGTTATGATTGAAGAAGACAGAAATACAAGAAAAAGAAAAATTGCTCAATTAACATTTAAAGAGAAAATACCATTCTTCTTGTTTCCTTTTGGTTTTGGCTCAAATTTATTTCCTGTTAAAGACTATAATGATTCTGAACTAGATCGTTTTAAGAAATATGGCTTTGAAAAAAAATACAATGATGCTATTAAATTAAAGAAATTAGGAATCATTTTTTATTTTATTATCCCTATAATTTTACTACTTTTCAAAACTCTTAATTCATAAAATTTGAAAGTCTGTATTGCCGAGAAACCAAGTGTTGCCAGAGAAATCGCTACTATTTTAGGAGCCAACACAAAACGTGATGGCTTTTATGAAGGTAATGGTTATGCAGTAACCTACACTTTTGGGCATTTATGCACACTTTTAGAACCTAAAGATTACAAACCACATTGGAAAAGTTGGGATTTAAATAACTTACCCATGTTACCAGAACGCTTTGATACCAAGGTTACTGGCGATGCTGGTATCAAAAAACAATTTAACATTGTTAAAGATTTATTCAAAAAAGCAGATGTTATCATTAATTGTGGGGATGCTGGAACAGAAGGAGAATTAATTCAACGTTGGGTAATTAATCAATGTAATTATAAAGGAGAAGTTCAGCGTTTATGGATTTCATCACTAACCGAAGAAGCTATTAAAGAAGGTTTTAAAAACTTAAAACCTGCCGAACAATATGACAATTTGTATTACGCAGGATTTTCTAGAGCAA from Lutibacter sp. Hel_I_33_5 carries:
- a CDS encoding GNAT family N-acetyltransferase, coding for MRLVLSKTEDIPAIMQIINDAKKHLASQKIDQWQNGYPNQEQIENDILKKRSHVVKNDENQVIATSMFTVDPEPTYKTIEGDWVIDEKETYGVIHRLAIKSAFRKNGIAQFIFNEFHQQLKDKNIKSLKIDTHEENTQMQALIKKLGYQYCGIIYTSYNAKRLAFEKVISF
- a CDS encoding T9SS type A sorting domain-containing protein is translated as MKKLLILAFMLISAFNFAQLKVVSDINKGTSGSNPEDFFEFKGELYFSALITEPYTNNDVIKLWKTDGTEIGTKQLEDIERTRNNYFHYSENYIFYFNGQKFVKTDGTTTQDVNIDLANFQYVVGAYGNYFYFINSIGEERALYKTDGTTTTLLKSFPKSERLSASDNKKNIFKFNDSKIIIYLETETHGREPYITDGTPAETKLLKNITINDSSTENTTFHQVNNFSVFKIGVNHLWKSDGSENGTKKIKEFTFSRTKIIDFITPFNSKLYFSYYKELWETDGTETGTKMVFDEINNEGLIRGISKIGNNLMILTQQAVHLYDGSSNTTTKLNTPDLSLVQTKFISIGNKAYFNADYKGQGFRIWTTDGTEAGTKSLKPVWPDGKVPSTLQKINNKLIFSSGSTQGTYNIGELWVSDGTDTGTKLLKDINKAGNINSSPQFLTKLNGKVYFAADDNINGRELFVFDGTTTTLVKDINPGFQSSKPHDFYLFGDKIIFKAYSLDKGLELWITDGTTAGTKILKDINPNGDGFLNDNRAYVRIGYFKEFNSELYFFANNGTNGMELWKTDGTEAGTTMLKDINSGANSCSRPALDLRPKIVETNNELYFYAAISGSDNNLSSFKMWKTDGTTDGTVLADDINSAVKSNTISGNKSFSFNNHFYFYGREFSTNQLKLFRTDGANTIKFIPNLKIYQTTQFFPNSERIYYVYNENMGAGTELWAIEKDDTVGLFKDIVSGAHSSSPSRFFKINGYLYFQISNADFKGELWRIGDNFQPEVVLSPQNNLGFNGYERLLSNGEDLLIFEADVNVGYKLSQLDLTTKTLTEVFSINNKFIYGQTVGGFNVYHTIINDKLYFTGNIEGKGEELLSIDFKTLSIENLSLNHNSRIIIYPNPVKNDLSIKLKSKIKKGSIFNILGKKILSFSSKKVDVSRINPGIYILKVEDIYGNISSKKWIKK
- a CDS encoding Tex family protein, with the protein product MQLLQYIIQQTQISEKSVKNTISLLNEDATIPFISRYRKEMTGNLDEVQIGEIVKYKEAFEGLEKRKKAILKALEEQNVLTVELSQKINITKDLITLEDLYLPFKKKRKTKAETARLQGLEPLAKMIMSQRVNDLEHTASKYTSKEVKTIDDALEGARFIIAEWINERTDIRNNIRRELERYATISSKVIKTKKDDEKAQKFKDYFDWNESLNRIPSHRLLAILRAENEGFIRVKIEIDKERVLLKMEDRIIRTQNECTTQIELAIQDAFKRLLFPSLSNEALSNAKEKADEAAIIVFTKNLKQLLLGAPLGGKRVLAIDPGFRSGCKIVCLNEQGNLMHNENVFPHAPQNQSFDAIKKISSLAEAHKIEAIAIGNGTASRETEQLIKMIQFKNEIEVYVVSEAGASIYSTSKIARDEFPNYDVTVRGAVSIGRRLQDPLAELVKIDAKSIGVGQYQHDVDQTNLKKSLDTVVESCVNTVGVNINTASEFLLSYVSGIGPKIAENIVNYRNENGSFTSRTTIKKVARLGGKAFEQAAGFLRIKNAKNPLDNSAVHPESYGLVDKIAKDLNKSIADLIGNKEILQKINLQKYCTETIGLPTLQDIISELEKPGLDPRAKAKVFSFDATIKTITDLRIGQLLPGIVNNITNFGCFVDIGIKESGLIHVSNLSDTFVKDVNAFVALQQQIVVKVLEVDVARKRIQLALVK
- a CDS encoding helix-turn-helix domain-containing protein — translated: MVNTNNNWISMNDKSIIKSIGNYIKHQRLNQNKTQGKIAKTAGVNRSTISQIENGEAISLSSLIQILRALNLLSVLDVFNVNTQPSPLELAKIEKQKRKRARDTNDNPKNESKW
- a CDS encoding type II toxin-antitoxin system HipA family toxin; translated protein: MVSIKTAYVKIWGEVIGAIAWNEDQGFASFEYTQKFKAKGLDLAPIKMPINANQQIFSFPELKASRNSEFDTFKGLPGLLADVLPDKYGNQLMNVWLAQNGRPENSMNPIEQLCFIGTRGMGALEFEPTQLPSVKNTFEVQVNSLVNIAQKMLHKREDFKTDLTKNQQQAMTEILKIGTSAGGARPKAIIAYNPKTGQVRSGQTNAPKGFEHWLIKLDGVSDEQFGTSKGYGRIEMGYYLMAKDCGINMMESKLLEENNRAHFMTKRFDREGNKTKFHVQTFCAMQHYDFNEVGNFSYEQLFQTMRILRLPYPEAEQMYRRMVFNVIAKNCDDHTKNFAFRLKENESWEIAPGYDICYAYRPDSIWVSQHALSINGKRKGFTKADLLTFAKAINIKKAEKIVDEINDKIQQWPIYADKVGVYKKQKEAIQKTLLNLK